A single window of Sphaerodactylus townsendi isolate TG3544 linkage group LG03, MPM_Stown_v2.3, whole genome shotgun sequence DNA harbors:
- the LOC125428858 gene encoding zinc finger protein 664-like: MPINKSTRWRNRINAWRETFAKKTHLNAHQQIHTGEKPYKCLECGKSFALSSRLTIHQRIHTGEKPYKCLDCGKSFAQSSSLTVHQQIHTGKKPFKCLECAKSFAQKAHLSAHQQIHTGEKPYKCLECGKSFAQNSGLSNHQRTHTELKPYKCLECGKTFAQKTYLKRHQSIHRGEKS; encoded by the coding sequence ATGCCCATCAACAAATCCACACGGTGGAGAAACCGTATAAATGCTTGGCGTGAGACCTTTGCTAAAAAGACACATCTTAATGCCcatcaacaaatccacactggggagaaaccgtataaatgcttggagtgtggaaagagctttgctctcAGTTCACGCCTTACTatccatcaaagaatccacactggggagaaaccatataaatgcttggactgtggaaagagctttgctcagagttcatCTCTTACTGTCCACCAACAAATCCACACTGGGaagaaaccatttaaatgcttggaatgtgcaAAGAGCTTTGCTCAAAAGGCACATCTTAGTGCCcatcaacaaatccacactggggagaaaccgtacaaatgcttagagtgtggaaagagctttgctcaaaaTTCAGGTCTTAGTAACCATCAACGAACCCACACTGAGttgaaaccatataaatgtttggagtgtggaaagaccttTGCTCAAAAGACGTATCTTAAGCGGCACCAAAGTATTCACAGAGGAGAGAAATCATAA